The DNA segment CGGAACAATACATCTTTCATGGTTTTGCACTGGTATTTGGTCAAGCTCTATATGTATCTAGAAATGGTTCAGCTAGATATTGTAGGATCTCGTAAAGATCCCTGGCCTGATTTTCTAGGTTCTTGCTGCTCACAAACTGTTCTACGAACTTGTATTTAGGGTAGGTGATATACCACTGCATGGCGGGTCTGGTTCGAGTTGAGCCGATAACCTTTCACATGGTAGCTTCTTGAAATTCCTTTTGGATAGCTATTGTAAGCATATGTTATTTTTACTGTGCCACATGATTATCTGGGTTACTCGTTCTGCTATACATCCTCATGTTTGCGTAATACTAGTTCCCCCTCCTTCTGGTGCTAAATTGTTAAGGTAAATTTGTGCATAATCTTTGTGATACTACATAAAAAGGAATTGAGCAGTAAAGACACAAGATTCAAGGATCAAATATCGattttattgatcaaatatCGATTTTATTGATCAAGAGAGTCGGGACTACAACATATTTGTTAAGGGACCCTAGTTCTAACTGCCTAAATTTATAGTCGAAGTCTTGAATAGTCGATTCcttgtttcaagatttgaaCCTTCTTTTATAGGTTGTCCTTGGTCGAAAATTATTTAGGTCCTTACATATCCTGAAATATGCAAACAccccaaccccccccccccccccccccccccccccggcgTAAAACCCAGGCCCATGAGCCAGAAATCTTTGAGGCAGAAGAAGAAAGCCGACTTCCTGCTCTGAAGCAAGAGGAATGGTTTCATGGATTAATTATCCCCAACAATTAACAACTAAGGGGGCAGATTTTTTTAATCTCGATTAGGGTCTTTGATAGACACATAATAGCCCTGGTGTccattggtttttggtttttgatttgaatttattttgttatttcgtAAAACCTAATCAACGAAATAAACAAATGAACATAAAAACTTTGACTTTTAATTTTCAGTCATTAAAAGCATCAGCTTTTGTGTAGACGCCTTAATACACCAAGTtgtgtttgattttctttttaaatcccaaatttTGTTGACAGAGCAAAATTAGACATACCGTTAAGTAAGCTAACCGAACTTAAGAACACAGTTAATTAGTTGTTTGAAACCATGGTTAAACTAAAAATGTCGTTTTGTAAGCTTTATTTTGAACAAgagaaaataatcataaaaagcCTAACTTGTAAAATTTTAGCCATTAAAAGCACCAACTTTCATTTAGATAGTTTAAAGCACCAAGTTGTGTTTGTCTTTCATTTTTAATCTTGAACTTATGTTGACCGAGACAAATTAGAAACATTGTAAAGTgattaacaaaacataaaacaagttTAGTTAGTCTTTAACAACTACGGTTAAGCAATTTTTCTGTTTTACTCTCATTTTAAATCTTGAACTTGTTTTGATTGAGCCGAATTGGACACACTATTAATTAGATTAACATAACTTAAAATAGATTTAATTAGTCATTAATAAGTATTAAGAAAGTTTTCCCTGATCaataatgtttatataattaattaattatacattaatttataaaacatatgtGTAAAAATAATGTTTCGATAACCAAAatttatatagttaattataagtaatttaaaaaaatatcatcataAAATCATTTTGATATCAGGCAAGACAAGGTATGATAAGTCTAATGTCTTGCTAAAATAGAGAcggaagaaaacaaacaaaacactaGGAAACAATAAATGTAcatattgtataatttaaagtatatttaattacttatataaatattatttgatcaATGTAtaattaggttttttttttggaaaatgaaaacctattctattactcaaacttgaggttgTCTTgataaccagaccggaatagaacaaccaataaaataaagatCTCTATAGAAAGACCTCGCATTCCTATCTGAAGAGCTTGAAATATGATTTTGCGCTCGTGGAATATGAATGATCTTGAAGTCTAGAAAGCAGATTTCTAAAGTCTCTATCCTCTCTAATTCTTTttgcaaagcttggccaagcaTGAGACTCCTTAATCATGGCGATCAGATCTTTGCAATCCGTTCCAAAGCTCTCACATATTTAATGCTGGAGCATACCATCACCTATCGTAGTGCTTCCACTTCTGAATACTAGAGTATAATTAGTTAACCATTGaataaattaaagtaaaaatagTTTACTTAAGGACATGTTTAATTTGGCTTaatcaacaaaattttgaaatttatactattaaagcaggatcatattgtttttttaccttAACATGTCCTTTTTACCTTAACATGCCtttttctttactaacattacatgtttcattaagggcaatcaagtaatattaataacacatctatattgggtAATTTTTTTCGGATTCAATCCACATCAGATCTCttttgggccatttgggccgattaagaaatcatatctaattctcactttttttttctttgggccattgagtccaagtttaaataatttttttttcaaataattcttaattttttttaaaaatataatttaatcattcataaaaaaaattgaattttttcattgaaaagtataaatctttattaaaagtatataattttttttattaaaatatttaccacataataaaattaatttatcagagttataccaacttaattcattaaagaaataaagtttaattttttaaacataaatagtcatttaaaataaaatacgataaataaagataaaaagtttaagtattttataaaataaacacaaatatatgaaaatatgacatttactaaatatttgtcaattaaaaaaataaaaaataaatccgcgctttgaaagcgcgggtcaaaatctagtttaaattATAAGTCAAACATAATTTGGTGTTTTAAGTTGTCCATGCAAAATTAATGCTTGAAATAgccaaaaagttttttttaaaacaattatatatgtCCATTTTCCCGATGAAATCTACGTTAGTTCTGATCCAAACTGAAATCAACCAACCAAAACCTATATGATTAAACCAACACGGAACATTTTTCTGTCAAAGAAAAcacatcaaatattttttgataagaTTCTTGAGAATGATATAAATAGCGAAAAATATCATTAGTACGAAAGGATAAATTATCAAATCtcacataaaatattaaatccattttttaattaaaaaaattccaaaaaattaaaaaattgataattatagttacaaaacaaagtacTTTAATTACTACTaaggttaaaatatatatagattgcattgaaattctaaaatgatattatttatgttacaagatataaatattaaataatctaaaaaacaatgataaatcaaattatatttgCTATCCATTATCTTTGAGATGGAAAGTTTAGGCTAAACGTTCGCCACCTTTTCagctttcagaaaaaaaaaaacgttcaCTACATCACAGCTATATTTAAGCTATGACAATGGATGAGTCGGGTGTATCAATGTGTTTCCTAATGAGATTTTAAGCTTTTCTAGTTGTATTTGCGCTTTCAGATAAATAAAAAGGTGTAGATGATAAATGTTGACAACACACTCCGGAGTTACTTAGAGGAAAGTTATGTACTAACTGTGTTATTGTACTGGGCCTCGACCTGTTCGGGTGGGCGGCAGATCCGACTATCTGCTACACTAAAGTTTCCCACTACCTGACAATTTCTTCTGATTCTACAAATCTGTTTAGAATTTGGTTTAAGAAGAAATGAAATAGAATCGGGACTATACTAAAGTGATCGCGATcattcatttttataaataaaaaaagatctGGTTTTGTTGGAACAAAATCGAAACTTTAAAGGGATAAAAAAGATCCAATacaaataagagaaaaaaaaaaactcaattggGATTAATCTTCAGACAAAAGATCCCCAgaagaaaacaacaacaaagaagcTTTAAAGACAAAATATCAGAACAGTTTCATGAACACTGCTttattcaaatttcaaatatcAGACAAATTCTTGCTTTTTTGTTGGCAGGAATAGTCCTTTTCTTATCTTCTCAGGGTGTGAAGAATGTACTCAGCGTAAAGGTCCCTAGatgatttcaaaaacaaatttggtcaaaacatatataattttaacaaaaggataatataaaataagaaaacatcGAAGGAAATAATAAGAAACGTTACATTGAGTACTGTATAGCTTCAACAGCAGGACCATTCGGTAGAAAATCATTTACAGCAACTTCCTTGTTTTCATTCTTCTTGTCTGTAAGATTTTCGGTTAAAGATTACACAGAAAAAAAGCAATGGTTATTTCCTAACGAGAAGAAACTAAAGattgtatatattaaaatattaaggatACAATCTTCAAAGAATCGCCGGATTTCAGTAAGACGATGAGGAGGAAGTTCTTTGATGTCAGTGTAATGCTTATACTCAGGATCATCAACACATACCGCAATGATCTTGTCATCTTTTCGCccttttttacaaaacaaaaaaatactcaaGAGTTACTCAGATTGCCTACACAAATTATAACCAAAAGGATcctaacattttataaaacagAGATATGGATGTTACCTGATCAATCATGGGCATTAATCCAATAGCTCGGGCGCGCAGAAAACAACCTGGAAGTACAGGCTCCTGCATGCACAGAATCAATCAATCTCACTAAGAATATATTGATCCAtatggtttatttatttttgtgtgtgtgtttgtgctGAAGATAAGACTTAAAACCTGCATGATGACTAGCACATCCAACGGATCATTGTCTTCGCATAATGTGCGGGGAATAAAACCGTAGTTATGAGGATACACAACCGATGAATAAAGGATCCGATCAACCTGAGAGGACAAATCAAATTGTTACCAGATCATCATCTCCTTTTTACTCCAGgttttgtcttctttttcttttaccttGATTAGTCCTGTCTTTTTGTCAAGTTCATATTTGACCTTGCTACCTTTTGAGATCTCAACAACCTGATTTCATTCAAAAACCATAAATGATTCATTTCAGATTATCTTTTGTGATCTTACCATCAATGGATTATCACATCATCAAGCATAAGACTTACCACATTGAAAATCACTGGAGCTCCAGGTCCTGCAGACAATTTTCATTTtcccaaaaaataatttatagttaaaaagACAGACAGGCTCAAAACacaatatgtttatatatttttttcttaatcaaaaGGTAATTAGTGATTTATTACCGATTTCAAGATCATGCCATGGATGAGCAGCAACCGATCTCTTAGATAAAGATGAGAGGATCCTCTCGTTTAAACGTGGAGTTGGCTTCTGAAGCTTCCCAGACTGATTCTCTTTGACCTCTTCACTCATCTAATCAATAGCATTTCAAGAACACAAATCAAGATTCTGTGACTCGAGTTCTTTGAGTTCACCGCTAAATTAGGTCATGATCCTTAACCAGTGATGATGTATATGACTCAAAGATCTAACGTCAAAATCAAGATTCTACTACGATTAATCAACAAAACCTTATCACATTTTGCTATCCATCAACCATCGTCAACCTAAAGCATTAACGATCGAAAAGAACCAATAAAGTTTGAGATCTAAGAAGCAAACAAAAGTCGCACCTTGGAATCGTTTAAAGAACAGAACAATCTTGCGGAAAGTAAGAAGAAAGAACAGTAAAGCGCGTGATCATCAACTGCGAGCCATGAtgtttatttatagaaaacgagaaAACGGgttaaattctaaatcaattgtAATTGAAGTTATTAacaagtctagattagttaatcacCGTTCGATCTCTCTAATCATGGAGGGCCCACCGTAAAACACTAATCTCAGTGTCTGAACAATTCTCCAGCATACACGTGGCTCTCTCGCTTCAACTATATAAACTTAGTaagaaaaactagaaaaaatattttatttttgttactgtGGCTATCAACATAATTTCGCCAGGAGAAGCTAGCTGTCGAGATGCAATCAGAGCGGCATTCGCGGAGCTTTTCTCGATGGTTATATTCGTTTTCGCTGGTCAAAGCTTCGGTATGTCTTATGGAAAGCTAACCGGCCACACCTTCTGGTCTAGTGGCTGCACTTTTGTCTCATGCATTTGCATTGTTCGTGGCGGTTTCTGTAAGAACAAACGTTTCAGGCGGTCATGTTAATCCTGCGGTTACATTTGGAGCTTTCATTGATGGAAGCATAACGTTGTGAAGAGCTATCCTTTGCTGGATTGCTCAATTACTCGGAGTAGTAGTGGCTTACTTATTGCTCAAGGTAAGTATTGATGGGATGGAGATAACAGCTTTTTCGTTCTCTTATGGAGTCACACCGTGGACGTAGTCGTATTCGAGATTGTTATAACGTTTGGGTTGGTTTACACGGTCTACGTTACAGCCGTGGACCCCAAGAAAGGTGACATTGGAATAACAAGTCCTTTAGCGATTGGACAAATCGCTAGAGCTAATGTTCTCGTTTGGTCGACCGTGGTCCATTTTGTAAGTGCAAGATGACATTACAATAGTACTGCAGAAAGTAAACTAAGAGACAAAACAACTATAAGCAACACTTAGGCTTTATTAGAAAACTTGttaaacaatttattacaaAGCCTTGTTTATTCAGCTTTACACTTCTAGCGTTAATACCCTAACACACGCTACTGAAGGATTTCTAATCTACCCAAACCTGTCTCTCTTCAATCAAGTACTTCGGCAACTGCTTCAGCACGATCCAAAAACACTTCCAAGAGCTTATCTCTCTTCATAAGATCAGCCTCTGTGTCTCTGTCTCACTACAGACGAACTATAGCTATCTTATATTATTCTCCACGTTTTTGAAATCCTAGTCTCCAATGCAACATGGATATGAACATTTTCCATAACATTAAGTgcaacttttcttttcttgtaaTGCACTTATTTCTCTTCatttaagtcataaacttgctctCAAGTTATTTCTCTTTTCATATCTCCAATATAGTCTCTTTCTCTCCAAGTCTACACAACTCCAGCTCAACACCTTGAATCCACATAGTCTTCACCACTCAACACGACGTGTGCTTCAGCAACAACGCCAGCGACTAATTAAGGACggacatcttacatcttcaatctctctgatagaccatggatttgacccacttttacccatagtttataagtgttttaactccttattattatattataaagtcaattttgtatatttataggatcatgagtgatttggagaaaagtgatgatttggagtattttggagatatttggagtaagcacccgagatgactatcgagcacgaccatcggtcgacattgaagaggaataatcgatcgatgttcaaatcgtgacatcgatcgacagcgaagtgcgcagaaagcccgtttggtctcagccgacttagagcccaagtcttcacctatttacaagattacccttgacgagttttaacctaattatataagctttgccaacatgtt comes from the Brassica napus cultivar Da-Ae chromosome A2 unlocalized genomic scaffold, Da-Ae chrA02_Random_26, whole genome shotgun sequence genome and includes:
- the LOC125594012 gene encoding soluble inorganic pyrophosphatase 1-like encodes the protein MSEEVKENQSGKLQKPTPRLNERILSSLSKRSVAAHPWHDLEIGPGAPVIFNVVVEISKGSKVKYELDKKTGLIKVDRILYSSVVYPHNYGFIPRTLCEDNDPLDVLVIMQEPVLPGCFLRARAIGLMPMIDQGRKDDKIIAVCVDDPEYKHYTDIKELPPHRLTEIRRFFEDYKKNENKEVAVNDFLPNGPAVEAIQYSMDLYAEYILHTLRR